The following proteins are encoded in a genomic region of Debaryomyces hansenii CBS767 chromosome G complete sequence:
- a CDS encoding DEHA2G00198p (similar to uniprot|A3LQR0 Pichia stipitis Predicted protein PICST_44235) yields the protein MVSLNDPSCLSELSNNLDNILINAVDNTNAQSFAPGVVLGVTNEKETKYLNSKGVVSLENGKEMTTDEVFCYYSCSKAITTTAILQLVEKGLIGLDVPVKTYLSKIGDIGIIKGWKDTKTPIFEPPTVDITMRMLLTHSAGFSYPFFNEDYKKMLEQNGQPNILNVDETTMDHTFLIFEPGTKWHYGMNLDWAGFVLEAVAGQKLGDYIMENIFKPAKMDSCTFHIKDNEIVSTHMRTAEGLLIAPFGPDRDPKLDMGGHGIFGTVDDYLKFIRIWLNGGKTADGLQIIKPETHEIAIQNNLAKDLHVTDLESFQQEVTKSALLDPSIKPDTWSLGFAVNEQDLPTGRPKGTIHWSGVANLYYLIDIKNKVGIFWATQIFPFLDESAGGFIKAETAVYDALKS from the coding sequence ATGGTTTCGTTAAATGATCCATCATGTCTTTCTGAGCTTTCCAACaatttggataatattCTCATCAATGCAGTGGACAATACAAATGCACAAAGTTTTGCTCCAGGAGTTGTTTTGGGAGTCACAAACGAAAAggaaacaaaatatttgaattcaaaggGCGTTGTGAGTCTTGAAAACGGGAAGGAAATGACAACAGATGAAGTTTTTTGCTACTACTCGTGTTCAAAGGCCATCACAACCACAGCAATTCTCcaattggttgaaaaagGATTGATTGGCTTAGATGTCCCGGTGAAGACATATTTATCGAAAATTGGAGATATTGGTATAATCAAAGGTTGGAAAGACACGAAAACACCAATTTTCGAGCCTCCAACTGTAGATATAACTATGCGTATGTTATTAACCCATTCTGCAGGATTCTCTTATCCTTTCTTCAACGAAGATTACAAGAAGATGCTTGAGCAAAATGGACAACCAAACATTCTTAACGTTGATGAAACAACAATGGATCACACgtttttgatatttgaaCCGGGTACAAAATGGCATTATGGTATGAATTTGGATTGGGCAGGATTTGTGTTGGAAGCTGTCGCTGGTCAAAAGTTAGGGGACTATATTATGgagaatatttttaagCCTGCCAAGATGGACTCATGTACTTTTCATATAAAGGATAATGAGATAGTTTCAACACATATGCGTACAGCAGAAGGATTATTGATTGCTCCATTTGGTCCAGATAGAGATCCTAAGTTAGATATGGGAGGCCATGGTATTTTTGGAACTGTagatgattatttaaagtTCATTAGAATTTGGTTGAATGGTGGAAAAACAGCAGATGGTTTGCAGATTATCAAGCCGGAAACTCATGAGATTgctattcaaaataatctAGCTAAAGATTTGCATGTCACCGATCTTGAATCCTTTCAACAAGAAGTCACTAAATCGGCTCTTTTAGATCCAAGTATAAAACCAGATACTTGGTCACTTGGTTTTGCAGTAAACGAGCAAGATTTACCTACAGGAAGACCAAAAGGTACTATTCACTGGTCTGGTGTAGCAAATCTATATTACTTGATAGACATCAAGAATAAAGTAGGAATCTTTTGGGCTACTCaaatttttccttttcttgaTGAATCAGCAGGTGGGTTTATAAAAGCAGAAACTGCGGTATATGATGCTTTAAAATCCTAA
- a CDS encoding DEHA2G00242p (no similarity), translating into MKKNILFSRDMLNTALLTDLERDEHNEENQNIVAAMRAIQKCIKAIMIWLTLVSFMLVVHVIFSGVYAGDVYIGNSNVSCELSSGQTYESTGVVAHPHYDSLHISPFMMPADASNGTQLGIYYEDNAVNLDKRYVWWFLAAAKLIDTGLGLYELATSCQDWSSGGASAKIGCVHGALSTAFTVAGGGWYVWNKYIEIGNQLLSLRKRDSAINYQSHLEYLGYYVNLTNLPAALVYNSDGELHYSDAGETPVLLTYTATGTLVHFTASRFNETTFISRWGKIDGLSSKRDEQFNEQDFTQGGIEFSHIMNEGDNARLSTSNDYGQMDHEVSCLFGDKPGNTYQYQIYDNNHRSTITGGIVKAFQYDAYDTSALTGEFVSSTPENQACEIS; encoded by the coding sequence ATGAAAAAAAACATATTATTTTCTAGAGATATGCTTAATACCGCATTATTAACAGATCTAGAAAGAGATGAACATAACGAAGAGAATCAAAATATCGTTGCAGCTATGAGAGCAATTCAGAAATGTATTAAGGCTATCATGATCTGGTTGACGCTAGTGAGTTTTATGTTGGTAGTACACGTAATTTTTAGTGGTGTTTATGCTGGAGATGTCTACATAGGAAATAGTAATGTTAGTTGCGAACTTCTGCTGGGTCAAACCTATGAATCAACCGGCGTAGTAGCTCACCCACACTATGACTCACTACATATCAGCCCTTTTATGATGCCAGCCGATGCATCTAATGGGACCCAACTCGGTATATATTATGAAGACAATGCAGTCAATTTGGATAAAAGATATGTTTGGTGGTTTCTAGCGGCAGCAAAGTTAATAGATACAGGGTTAGGTCTATATGAATTAGCTACCTCATGCCAGGACTGGTCATCTGGGGGTGCTAGTGCTAAAATTGGTTGTGTACATGGAGCATTGAGTACGGCATTTACTGTAGCTGGCGGTGGCTGGTACGTTtggaataaatatatcGAAATAGGTAACCAGTTACTATCGCTACGTAAAAGAGACAGTGcgataaattatcaatcaCATTTAGAGTATTTGGGGTACTATGTCAATCTTACCAACTTACCAGCCGCACTTGTTTACAATTCTGATGGAGAATTACATTACAGCGATGCTGGAGAAACTCCAGTATTATTAACATATACCGCAACAGGCACTTTGGTACATTTTACAGCTAGTAGGTTTAATGAGACCACATTTATTAGTAGGTGGGGAAAAATAGATGGCTTATCGTCAAAGAGAGATGAGCAGTTTAATGAGCAGGATTTCACCCAAGGTGGTATAGAATTCTCCCATATAATGAACGAAGGTGACAATGCTCGGCTCTCCACGTCAAATGATTACGGACAAATGGACCACGAAGTATCATGTTTATTTGGGGATAAGCCTGGTAACACATaccaatatcaaatatatgataaCAACCACAGATCTACTATTACTGGAGGGATTGTTAAAGCTTTCCAGTATGATGCTTATGATACCAGTGCTTTGACAGGCGAGTTTGTGTCAAGCACGCCAGAAAACCAAGCATGTGAAATATCTTAG
- a CDS encoding DEHA2G00286p (no similarity), producing the protein MIFNISLLVLVNILLAEGAEIFSYHGQDCGGDSSGNIQLDVNTCYGMTGGNQKSLYVSNESDDYTVHVWYGNMQCHDAESAFYNHNTCCNLEDDEFSVMVTRGDIKSANLKPQKNVKIDNFF; encoded by the coding sequence atgattttcaacatcagTTTATTAGTTTTAGTTAACATCCTATTAGCAGAAGGTGCAGAAATTTTTTCATACCACGGTCAAGATTGTGGAGGTGATCTGTCTGGAAATATCCAGTTAGATGTAAATACATGCTACGGAATGACTGGAGGTAACCAAAAAAGCTTGTACGTACTGAATGAATCTGATGATTATACCGTCCATGTTTGGTATGGCAACATGCAATGCCATGATGCAGAAAGTGCATTTTACAATCATAATACATGTTGTAACTTAGAAGATGATGAGTTTTCAGTAATGGTCACTCGGGGAGATATCAAAAGTGCAAATTTGAAGCCTCAAAAGAATGTGAAGATTGACAACTTTTTCTAG
- a CDS encoding DEHA2G00264p (no similarity) yields the protein MYMRNSLQEIINTHSTIYDIELFGSKVNSLLREYYEGLAVTIHLAASRFHHMDKVWHSRLRWKLVDF from the coding sequence ATGTATATGAGAAATTCTTTACAGGAAATCATTAACACGCATTCGACCAtttatgatattgaattatttggatcAAAAGTAAACAGTCTACTACGTGAGTATTACGAAGGCTTGGCAGTTACCATCCATCTAGCCGCGCTGCGGTTCCATCATATGGACAAAGTCTGGCATAGTCGGTTGCGATGGAAGCTTGTTGATTTTTGA
- a CDS encoding DEHA2G00110p (no similarity), with product MVANGYHHKSSQRSSQRSSQRSSRSGFWTSTTAPSQPFNPALPVLLKPVCFLPNFIISFYFPPPKKQKNHKTMSVLDDANFPSMEMFFERYGDDGVQEPRDEHYMSHEEYEETYAAQFSYEFGSTKDTKLRDVSETPINYDVSDYYFDPQLGLGIHKEIGLVVVFHRDPRKNYIIRSLLFERYAQAIMCKITSFRGALQLSRAKDELSSKLVLSCEMGEPGLEHARGKLSPQCMPLQAVPIHFGFGCGCGIIRRRYGELSRHSCIQRDSIRPMAFQKFPQRYGLRPANFEVYCPTDDGYVEARARDGPASSSSSSSSSSLSGTATTVQNHSRTTTVPDSQHHPLVKKILQEVDREIVDIQVKGMKEANFVPKIAQLLVGAMTLFSANINHVNLAGLEVVRLFKGAANNTGRASNNFNRRPSTYFRAVQTYSTCVQYSKYMAELVYMVLMYGPKPAASLALTEMLDKYRDDEVVLEVNSRDYHNLTGYSQFITAEERTRILDQTFTESSLRDIDQLVHWIMDHCIRKEFDENLSVAGDEQQQQQQQPDIDIESDAIAAGILDEDGDDNNETPEVYLEAMNTTMSSSQQQTAAESLASLYYPVYGVNNNAEEEEEQNTSNENAFVVYLGYLGAKYPTKQYCRSLSGICYVAKTCVLLDIIKRARTRRVSLRDAEDPSVVDTGSYRILAQVRTHYTYLGLSLARSEGNLFRLNFSTGDIFNSDNVVVGHTNMISKIFGRLYDLAQETIQDLSNGEELDYSVDNARLSDGMVSFTECVRVPSYSRYKHRLLSIHNNNIDSFRKAHTNLSLILITLLHISCLPARSTEIDRLSVEGTSKEYRGVYFLGPTFGFCYNYNKSANSKDPIIREIGPELSLLFLWYVLVFRRMYVESSRVESSEKLYQFDAMSPDKIRRGVSYWFTYGMNNQREYKFCEVRQILKRCIEFHYTKSVTADLDMYRSVYETIARTSGHSVATSTEHYGTIANYPPSVNAADVLRSRHLGQVWHRSGLRRKFIGFEGEVVEPEGEPGDVDEVVASDVSIDPASPVNEEVEEVEPLRDDIGGNPVYADDEVEEVEPSRDDIGGNPVYADDEVDSISDMLMEIPRIDYNRAVGSDPTPVPPLEPSAVSPSEPPAPSRSVPVSAPDAPPVSVSWNDSSLSPNHASSPYVHQLPGYRPPFSPPYHHAPVSSGFALPPQDAYLGAPLYDAHVSREVLSGARKRHSREKKESKERKMERKRKEKERISKREEDIRKREEKIRKREEKEKIRKREKREKRERKRAEEKREKESAALASPVTPVRTLKVKDVHLYSSATSGRLFRSESPSGPSGPSGPSSPRAMPSGPPTPNSSARRVHPLIYQSRTQSSAVPGSSHPTRVQKQPKQPPSARSLGSPPSFPETPRRSLLSPQHLRQRITESLQASPLGRFFAPSDSPKSVARKGPKIPKNDPVVDDSDYSESDYSDED from the coding sequence atgGTGGCCAACGGATACCACCATAAACTGAGCCAGCGTCTGAGCCAGCGTCTGAGCCAGCGTCTGAGCCGATCAGGATTCTGGACCAGCACGACTGCCCCGAGCCAGCCATTCAATCCAGCACTTCCAGTCCTCTTAAAGCCAGTATGTTTCCTCCCcaactttattatttctttttattttcccCCCccaaaaaaacaaaaaaacCACAAAACCATGTCTGTTCTTGATGATGCTAACTTCCCCTCGATGGAGATGTTTTTCGAACGGTACGGTGATGACGGGGTCCAGGAACCCCGAGACGAACATTACATGCTGCATGAGGAATACGAGGAGACGTACGCAGCGCAATTTAGCTACGAATTCGGGCTGACTAAAGACACCAAGCTCCGTGATGTGTCCGAAACACCCATCAACTATGATGTCAGTGATTACTACTTTGACCCCCAGCTAGGGTTGGGCATCCACAAGGAGATCGGACTTGTGGTGGTGTTCCACCGAGACCCCCGGAAAAACTATATCATCCGGTCGCTTTTATTTGAGAGGTACGCACAGGCCATCATGTGCAAGATAACACTGTTCCGCGGGGCCTTGCAGTTGCTGCGGGCCAAGGACGAGCTCAGTCTGAAGCTTGTGCTCAGTTGCGAGATGGGTGAGCCAGGACTCGAACACGCCCGCGGCAAGCTCAGTCCGCAATGCATGCCGCTCCAGGCCGTGCCCATCCACTTTGGTTTTGGCTGCGGCTGCGGCATCATCAGAAGAAGGTATGGCGAGTTGAGTCGCCACTCATGCATCCAACGGGACTCGATCCGACCCATGGCGTTCCAAAAGTTCCCGCAGAGGTATGGTCTCCGGCCTGCCAACTTTGAGGTTTATTGTCCCACCGACGACGGCTATGTGGAGGCCCGCGCCAGGGATGGTCCTgcgtcgtcgtcgtcgtcgtcgtcgtcgtcgtcatTATCAGGGACTGCGACAACCGTCCAGAACCACCTGCGGACAACCACTGTGCCCGACCTGCAGCACCATCCGTTGGTGAAAAAGATTCTCCAGGAGGTGGACCGAGAAATAGTGGACATCCAGGTCAAAGGTATGAAGGAGGCCAATTTTGTTCCGAAGATAGCCCAGCTCTTGGTGGGTGCCATGACACTTTTCAGCGCCAACATCAACCATGTCAATCTTGCGGGACTCGAAGTGGTGCGACTTTTCAAAGGCGCCGCCAATAACACCGGGCGCGCCTCCAATAACTTTAACCGCCGCCCATCTACGTATTTCCGCGCAGTCCAGACATACCTGACGTGCGTGCAGTACAGCAAGTACATGGCCGAGCTAGTATACATGGTATTGATGTATGGACCCAAACCTGCGGCCTCCTTGGCGCTCACTGAGATGCTTGATAAGTATAGAGACGATGAAGTTGTGTTGGAGGTCAATTCCCGTGATTATCACAATTTGACAGGCTACTCGCAGTTCATCACGGCCGAGGAGCGCACGCGGATCTTGGACCAGACGTTTACCGAGTCGTCCCTTCGTGACATCGACCAGCTCGTGCATTGGATCATGGACCACTGCATAAGAAAGGAGTTCGACGAAAACCTTTCTGTGGCGGGGGATgagcagcagcagcagcagcagcagccAGATATCGATATTGAGAGTGATGCCATAGCCGCGGGTATCTTGGATGAGGACGGCGACGACAACAATGAAACCCCAGAGGTGTATTTGGAGGCCATGAACACAACAATGTCGTCCTCGCAGCAGCAAACAGCTGCTGAGTCTTTGGCCAGTTTGTACTATCCGGTCTATGGCGTCAACAATAATgccgaagaagaagaagaacaaaataCGTCAAACGAAAATGCGTTTGTGGTGTACCTTGGGTACCTAGGGGCTAAGTATCCGACCAAGCAGTATTGTCGGTCGTTGAGCGGAATATGCTATGTGGCCAAGACGTGTGTTTTGTTGGATATCATCAAACGGGCGCGCACCCGCCGCGTATCGCTTCGAGACGCTGAGGATCCGTCTGTTGTGGACACCGGTCTGTACCGCATATTGGCCCAGGTGCGCACCCATTATACGTATCTCGGGCTATCGTTGGCTCGAAGCGAGGGTAATCTCTTTCGCCTCAACTTTTCCACGGGAGACATCTTCAACAGCGACAACGTGGTTGTGGGCCACACGAATATGATCAGCAAGATATTCGGCCGGTTGTACGACCTTGCACAGGAAACCATCCAGGATTTGTCGAATGGTGAAGAATTGGACTACTCCGTTGACAACGCTCGGCTCAGCGACGGGATGGTTTCGTTTACGGAGTGCGTGAGAGTACCGCTGTATTCGCGATATAAGCACCGATTGCTCTCGATCCATAACAACAACATCGACCTGTTCCGGAAAGCGCACACCAACTTGTCGCTCATCCTCATCACGCTCCTCCATATCCTGTGCTTGCCGGCACGGTCAACTGAAATCGACCGATTATCGGTGGAGGGCACGTCCAAGGAGTATCGGGGTGTGTACTTTCTTGGCCCCACGTTTGGGTTTTGCTATAACTATAACAAGTCGGCCAATTCGAAAGACCCCATCATCCGGGAAATCGGTCCTGAATTGTCGTTGTTGTTTTTGTGGTATGTGCTCGTCTTCAGGCGGATGTACGTAGAGCTGTCGCGTGTGGAGAGCAGTGAGAAGTTGTACCAGTTTGATGCGATGCTGCCGGACAAGATCCGGAGAGGAGTCCTGTATTGGTTCACGTACGGCATGAATAACCAGCGCGAGTATAAGTTCTGTGAGGTGCGCCAGATCCTCAAGCGGTGCATCGAGTTCCATTACACCAAAAGCGTGACTGCAGATCTCGACATGTACCGTCTGGTTTACGAGACCATTGCGCGGACCCTGGGCCATTCGGTGGCCACGTCCACGGAGCATTACGGGACGATTGCGAATTATCCGCCATCAGTCAACGCCGCCGATGTGCTCCGGTCCCGTCATTTGGGCCAGGTCTGGCATCGGCTGGGGTTGCGTCGGAAGTTTATCGGTTTCGAGGGTGAGGTTGTTGAGCCGGAGGGTGAGCCGGGTGATGTGGATGAGGTGGTGGCATCTGATGTTTCAATTGACCCGGCTAGCCCTGTCAATGAAGAGGTTGAGGAAGTTGAACCCTTGCGTGATGATATTGGCGGGAATCCTGTTTATGCAGATGACGAGGTTGAGGAAGTTGAACCCCTGCGTGACGATATTGGCGGGAATCCTGTTTATGCAGATGACGAGGTTGATTCTATTTCGGATATGCTTATGGAAATTCCTCGCATAGATTATAATAGGGCTGTAGGCTCTGATCCTACGCCTGTTCCTCCGCTTGAACCTTCTGCTGTTTCACCTTCTGAACCCCCAGCTCCTTCTCGTTCAGTCCCTGTTTCAGCTCCCGACGCCCCTCCAGTGTCTGTTTCGTGGAACGATTCGAGCCTCTCCCCAAACCACGCTTCGTCCCCTTATGTTCACCAGCTCCCAGGTTATCGTCCTCCCTTCTCACCTCCCTACCACCACGCTCCTGTATCTTCTGGGTTTGCTTTACCTCCGCAAGATGCATATCTAGGCGCGCCGTTATATGATGCGCATGTGTCTCGAGAAGTGCTTCTGGGAGCGAGAAAACGCCATAGTCGAGAAAAAAAGGAAAGCAAAGAGAGAAAAATGGAAAGGAAGAGGAAGGAGAAAGAAAGGATCAGTAAAAGAGAGGAAGATATCAGGAAAAGAGAGGAAAAGATCAGAAAAAGAGaggagaaagaaaagataaGGAAAAGAGAGAAGAGAGAGAAAAGGGAAAGAAAACGGGCAGAGGAGAAACgagaaaaagaaagtgCAGCCCTAGCTTCTCCTGTCACCCCAGTCAGGACCCTAAAAGTCAAAGACGTCCATCTATATCTGTCTGCAACGAGTGGCCGGTTATTCCGTAGCGAAAGCCCATCAGGCCCCTCAGGCCCTTCAGGCCCCTCAAGTCCTCGAGCCATGCCATCGGGTCCCCCAACGCCGAATCTGAGTGCCAGGCGGGTGCACCCCCTTATCTATCAATCGCGCACGCAAAGCCTGGCCGTTCCTGGGTCTTCCCACCCAACGCGCGTGCAAAAGCAGCCAAAGCAGCCTCCCAGCGCGCGCTCTTTAGGATCGCCTCCCTCGTTTCCCGAGACGCCGCGCCGGTCCTTGCTTTCTCCCCAGCATCTCCGCCAAAGAATAACGGAGAGTTTGCAGGCATCGCCGTTGGGAAGGTTCTTTGCTCCGTCAGATTCCCCTAAAAGCGTTGCTCGGAAAGGGCCCAAGATCCCTAAGAATGATCCTGTGGTGGATGATCTGGATTATCTGGAGCTGGATTATCTGGATGAAGATTAG
- a CDS encoding DEHA2G00176p (no similarity), whose product MSIRSPESDPDRALLNTDSHRIMMQVRTHYSHIGMSLARGEGNLSPLNFTTGVIFNASGHESDGDDSPHFLTGSIILHEP is encoded by the coding sequence ATGTCTATTAGGTCGCCCGAGCTGGACCCAGACAGGGCGTTGTTGAATACCGACCTGCACAGGATCATGATGCAAGTACGCACTCATTACTCGCACATTGGAATGTCGTTGGCCCGCGGTGAGGGCAACCTTTCCCCCCTAAATTTCACGACTGGTGTTATTTTCAACGCCAGCGGGCACGAGCTGGACGGAGATGACTCGCCGCACTTTTTGACAGGTTCTATAATCTTGCACGAACCATGA
- a CDS encoding DEHA2G00220p (no similarity), producing MGIPILGRLSIREWVIIFISVAFASIGLLKSLLTTIVPLPITFFIGQVNNKIVHLVSSFFSLISVIKLLEVIEVIKYHMNYNIKFQSNPEEYSLMNDLVKCQICIVSKKSFIRSTI from the coding sequence ATGGGTATTCCAATCTTAGGACGTTTATCCATTAGAGAATGGGttataattttcatttccGTGGCTTTTGCTTCGATTGGGCTTTTAAAATCTTTATTAACAACTATTGTTCCGTTACCAATAACATTCTTTATTGGTCAagttaataataagataGTTCATTTGGTTAGTTCTTTTTTTTCCTTAATATCAGTAATTAAATTGCTCGAGGTGATTGAAGTAATTAAATATCATATGAAttataatatcaaatttcaatctAATCCCGAAGAGTATTCCTTAATGAATGACCTAGTAAAGTGTCAGATATGTATTGTAAGTAAAAAAAGTTTTATACGTAGTACTATATAG
- a CDS encoding DEHA2G00154p (no similarity) → MKKSWITRWIMRSSIMGWRLLSTVTEYSRYKHGILYSKYNGDISLDRKKYTELSLILITLLHISCLPARSRDQSINGDGNKLLVSRVNFLGSTHGSCYLYNKLANDKYPIIRETRPYLSRLIMW, encoded by the coding sequence ATGAAGAAGAGTTGGATTACTCGGTGGATCATGCGCAGCTCAATAATGGGATGGCGTCTTTTACTGACTGTGACCGAGTACAGTAGATATAAGCATGGAATTCTCTATCTGAAATATAACGGTGACATCTCCTTAGACAGGAAGAAGTACACCGAGTTGTCGCTCATTCTCATCACACTTCTCCATATTCTGTGCTTGCCGGCGCGGTCCAGAGATCAATCAATTAACGGAGATGGGAACAAGCTTTTGGTTTCGAGGGTCAATTTTCTCGGTAGCACGCACGGTTCTTGCTACTTGTACAATAAGTTGGCCAATGACAAATACCCTATCATCCGGGAGACGAGGCCTTATTTGTCGAGGTTGATCATGTGGTAG
- a CDS encoding DEHA2G00132p (weakly similar to uniprot|P32466 Saccharomyces cerevisiae YDR345C HXT3 Low affinity glucose transporter of the major facilitator superfamily expression is induced in low or high glucose conditions) — MDENHELTLEDVTPKLTKWWFQYPHLLKLNIYLGCAVFGMITVGYDGSMMSNLQTLPSWEGYFNHPSGGILGTLSNGTTIGSLCVTPFIVLVGDRIGRRHMLMIGIILTIIGAAIQAGAVNFGMFLASRIIIGLGSGATGIASAPILAECAFPSQRPAMTSMLQASFPTGAFLAALFTWGPYMSDMKYNNWSWRLPSLLQAVFPIIQLILTFLCPESPRWLIAHGKEDQAYEVLTKYHAGGDRDSRLVKFEMAEIKAAIAKESIGKKFSWGVWFSSKAFLHRLFLTFAMATILQMCGSSLLSYYFSIVLEAIGYTEPVQKLKINIGLTVYGGVWGIVFATYAGRMKRRLLIISGLLLMCATFIVWIVLASINERTNFENKSLGRGIVAIIYLFYGFYHAISPIGFTYMTEVVPYTMRSKASLIYSLTSQGWVLYNNYVNNIAMDAISWKYYIVFCVWVFIQACVVYFFFPETQGLGLEEVAQIFGEDITDIKMAGDNAVLNNEVNTVYKDSPRMSLTEKKNSSV; from the coding sequence ATGGATGAGAACCACGAGCTTACGTTGGAAGATGTCACTCCAAAACTAACAAAATGGTGGTTTCAATATCCTCACCTATTGAAGTTAAACATTTACTTAGGTTGTGCTGTGTTTGGTATGATTACCGTAGGTTATGATGGAAGTATGATGAGTAACTTACAAACTTTACCAAGTTGGGAAGGTTATTTTAACCACCCTTCAGGTGGTATATTAGGTACCTTAAGTAATGGTACTACTATTGGTAGTTTATGTGTTACGCCTTTTATTGTTCTTGTTGGTGATCGTATAGGAAGAAGGCACATGCTTATGattggaattattttgaCAATTATTGGGGCAGCAATACAAGCTGGCGCTGTAAATTTTGGAATGTTTCTTGCGTCTCGTATTATAATAGGTCTTGGTTCTGGTGCAACTGGAATTGCGTCTGCCCCTATATTAGCGGAATGTGCTTTCCCATCCCAAAGACCAGCGATGACAAGTATGCTTCAAGCAAGTTTTCCAACAGGGGCATTTTTAGCAGCTCTATTTACTTGGGGTCCATACATGTCAGACatgaaatataataactGGTCGTGGAGGCTACCTTCATTATTGCAAGCAGTATTCCcgataattcaattgattttgaccTTTCTTTGTCCAGAGTCACCAAGATGGCTTATAGCACATGGTAAAGAAGACCAAGCATACGAAGTCTTGACTAAGTATCATGCTGGCGGTGATAGAGATAGTAGATTGGTGAAGTTCGAAATGGCAGAAATAAAAGCGGCAATTGCTAAAGAACTGATTGGTAAGAAGTTTTCGTGGGGTGTATGGTTCTCATCTAAAGCATTCTTACATAGGTTATTTCTTACCTTTGCAATGGCAACAATATTACAAATGTGTGGTTCCTCACTTCTTTCTTACTACTTTTCGATTGTTCTTGAAGCCATTGGGTATACTGAGCCTGtccaaaaattgaaaattaacATTGGTTTGACTGTTTACGGTGGGGTTTGGGGAATTGTTTTTGCCACATATGCTGGAAGGATGAAACGTAGACTTTTGATAATAAGCGGCCTTTTGTTAATGTGTGCAACGTTTATTGTTTGGATCGTATTGGCTTCTATAAATGAGAGAACAAATTTCGAGAATAAATCGTTAGGGAGAGGTATTGTCGCCATaatctatttattttatgGATTTTACCATGCGATATCTCCAATTGGTTTTACATACATGACGGAAGTTGTACCTTATACCATGAGAAGTAAGGCCTCATTGATATACAGTTTGACGAGTCAGGGATGGGTTTTATATAACAATTATGTCAACAACATTGCAATGGATGCTATTTCATGGAagtattatattgttttttGTGTGTGGGTATTTATTCAAGCTTGCGTagtttatttcttctttccaGAAACACAAGGATTGGGATTAGAAGAAGTGGCACAGATTTTTGGTGAAGATATTACTGATATAAAGATGGCAGGTGATAATGctgttttaaataatgaagtgAACACCGTGTATAAAGATTCTCCACGAATGTCACTCActgaaaagaagaatagCTCTGTTTAG